A stretch of Garra rufa chromosome 11, GarRuf1.0, whole genome shotgun sequence DNA encodes these proteins:
- the LOC141346120 gene encoding uncharacterized protein produces MAHAGPEVHWRWLELHDSVSMGSVERKVRTAAGTRQWRIHRRPKPKHSLLDERRLHYAAWEGCLDQVKAMLEDGVPANCQDPYGWTAVHHASFKGHLMLIKFLLQTGQVEVNSQDFFNCTPLHRSCSGGNPETTDFLLQKGASHSARSSSGQTPLHLAAASGHLGTARVLLQHLASPNPQDFHKWTPLHWAIFGGWGDVAELLLDNGADVEGGKGVGMSPLQLAVLVGNEAGVRLLLHRGADANMRGPNGRTAMHLCACSGDKKILQQLLTGGAKVDVRDGDVASPLHLAARSGSRAVVHLLILNGAGLEDKDNLKMTPLHYSTLRDNVEAAKLLLHYGADVNSVERLGQTPLHLGSERGHCKVLKVLLDKGADPAIRSSWRETAEDVARAHNQLGVVQLLQQHQVVRMREQAQDNMEREKK; encoded by the exons ATGGCCCACGCAGGCCCAGAGGTGCACTGGAGGTGGTTGGAGCTCCATGACTCGGTGTCTATGGGGTCGGTGGAGAGGAAGGTCCGGACGGCTGCAGGAACCAGACAGTGGAGGATCCACCGTCGACCCAAACCCAAACACTCTCTCCTGGACGAGCGCAGGCTGCATTACGCTGCTTGGGAGGGATGTCTGGACCAAGTCAAGGCCATGCTGGAAGACGGCGTGCCTGCTAACTGCCA GGACCCGTATGGTTGGACAGCTGTCCACCACGCCTCTTTCAAGGGTCATCTCATGCTGATCAAGTTCCTGTTGCAAACTGGCCAAGTGGAGGTAAATAGCCAGGACTTCTTCAACTGCACTCCCTTGCACCGCTCCTGCAGTGGAGGAAACCCCGAGACCACAGACTTCCTCCTCCAGAAGGGGGCGTCACATTCAGCACGGTCCAGCTCCGGCCAGACGCCCCTTCACTTGGCTGCAGCCAGCGGACACCTGGGCACGGCTCGGGTTCTGCTCCAGCACTTGGCCTCACCGAACCCCCAGGACTTTCATAAGTGGACACCCCTGCACTGGGCAATTTTTGGAGGCTGGGGGGATGTGGCAGAACTCCTGCTAGATAATGGGGCAGACGTGGAGGGAGGAAAAGGTGTGGGCATGAGCCCTCTGCAGTTGGCGGTGTTGGTGGGGAATGAGGCGGGGGTGAGGCTACTGCTCCACCGAGGTGCAGATGCCAATATGAGGGGTCCTAACGGCCGCACAGCTATGCACCTTTGTGCCTGCTCTGGAGACAAGAAG ATCCTCCAGCAGCTGTTAACAGGAGGGGCTAAGGTTGATGTCAGGGATGGGGATGTGGCGTCTCCTCTGCATCTGGCTGCCCGCAGCGGCTCCAGGGCTGTGGTGCACTTGTTGATTCTGAATGGAGCTGGACTTGAGGACAAGGACAACCTCAAAATGACCCCACTGCACTACTCAACGCTCAGGGACAATGTTGAGGCTGCCAAACTTTTGCTGCACTATGGGGCAGATGTGAATTCTGTGGAGCGGCTCGGACAGACACCTTTGCACTTGGGTTCTGAGAGGGGTCACTGCAAG GTGCTCAAGGTTCTGCTAGACAAAGGTGCTGATCCCGCTATAAGGAGCAGTTGGAGAGAGACAGCAGAGGACGTTGCAAGGGCACACAATCAGCTAGGAGTAGTGCAGCTCCTTCAGCAACACCAGGTGGTCAGGATGAGAGAACAAGCTCAGGACAACATGGAGAGAGAGAAGAAATAA